A single genomic interval of Streptomyces graminofaciens harbors:
- the purH gene encoding bifunctional phosphoribosylaminoimidazolecarboxamide formyltransferase/IMP cyclohydrolase: MTAESNESTQRPIRRALVSVYDKTGLEELARGLHEAGVELVSTGSTASRIAAAGVPVTKVEELTGFPECLDGRVKTLHPKVHAGILADLRLPDHRSQLEELGVEPFDLVVVNLYPFRETVASGASADECVEQIDIGGPSMVRAAAKNHPSVAVVTSPVRYADVLTAVKDGGFDLAARKRLAAEAFRHTAEYDIAVSSWFASAYAPADDSQFPDFVAGSLERSHTLRYGENPHQPAALYTSGTGGLAAAEQLHGKEMSFNNFTDTDAARRAAYDHDEPAVAIIKHANPCGIAVGADVAEAHRKAHACDPLSAFGGVIAVNRPVSKEMAEQVAEIFTEVIVAPDYEEGALEALAKKKNIRVLRVPDSPAHPVEVKPIDGGALLQVTDRLQADGDDPANWTLATGEALSADELQQLAFAWKACRAVKSNAILLAKDGASVGVGMGQVNRVDSAKLAVERAGAERAQGSYAASDAFFPFPDGLEILTEAGVKAVVQPGGSVRDELVVEAAQKAGVTMYFTGTRHFFH, from the coding sequence GTGACCGCCGAGAGCAACGAGAGCACCCAGCGGCCGATCCGGCGCGCGCTCGTCAGCGTCTACGACAAGACCGGGCTCGAGGAGCTCGCGCGCGGGCTGCACGAGGCCGGTGTCGAGCTGGTCTCCACCGGCTCCACCGCCTCCCGTATCGCCGCCGCCGGCGTCCCCGTCACCAAGGTCGAGGAGCTGACCGGCTTCCCCGAGTGCCTGGACGGCCGGGTCAAGACCCTGCACCCCAAGGTCCACGCGGGCATCCTCGCCGACCTGCGGCTCCCCGACCACCGGAGCCAGCTGGAAGAACTCGGCGTCGAGCCCTTCGACCTCGTCGTCGTGAACCTCTACCCGTTCCGCGAGACCGTCGCCTCCGGCGCCTCGGCCGACGAGTGCGTCGAGCAGATCGACATCGGCGGCCCGTCGATGGTCCGCGCCGCCGCCAAGAACCACCCGTCGGTCGCCGTGGTCACCAGCCCGGTCCGGTACGCCGACGTCCTGACCGCAGTGAAGGACGGCGGCTTCGACCTCGCCGCCCGCAAGCGGCTCGCCGCCGAGGCCTTCCGGCACACGGCCGAGTACGACATCGCGGTCTCCTCCTGGTTCGCCTCCGCCTACGCCCCGGCCGACGACTCCCAGTTCCCCGACTTCGTCGCCGGCAGCCTGGAGCGCTCGCACACCCTGCGCTACGGCGAGAACCCGCACCAGCCCGCGGCTCTCTACACCTCCGGCACGGGTGGGCTGGCGGCTGCCGAGCAGCTGCACGGCAAGGAGATGTCGTTCAACAACTTCACGGACACGGACGCCGCCCGCCGTGCCGCGTACGACCACGACGAGCCCGCCGTCGCGATCATCAAGCACGCCAACCCGTGCGGTATCGCGGTCGGCGCCGATGTCGCCGAGGCGCACCGCAAGGCGCACGCCTGCGACCCGCTGTCCGCGTTCGGCGGTGTGATCGCCGTCAACCGGCCGGTCAGCAAGGAGATGGCCGAGCAGGTCGCGGAGATCTTCACCGAGGTCATCGTCGCGCCGGACTACGAGGAGGGCGCGCTGGAGGCGCTCGCCAAGAAGAAGAACATCCGCGTGCTGCGCGTCCCCGACAGCCCCGCCCACCCCGTCGAGGTCAAGCCGATCGACGGCGGCGCGCTCCTGCAGGTGACGGACCGTCTCCAGGCCGACGGCGACGACCCCGCCAACTGGACCCTCGCGACCGGCGAGGCGCTCTCCGCCGACGAGCTCCAGCAGCTCGCCTTCGCGTGGAAGGCGTGCCGGGCCGTGAAGTCCAACGCGATCCTGCTCGCCAAGGACGGCGCCTCGGTCGGCGTCGGTATGGGCCAGGTCAACCGCGTCGACTCCGCGAAGCTCGCCGTCGAGCGGGCGGGCGCCGAGCGCGCGCAGGGCTCGTACGCCGCCTCCGACGCGTTCTTCCCGTTCCCCGACGGGCTGGAGATCCTCACCGAGGCCGGCGTCAAGGCCGTGGTCCAGCCGGGCGGTTCGGTCCGCGACGAACTGGTCGTCGAGGCCGCGCAGAAGGCGGGCGTCACGATGTACTTCACGGGTACGCGCCACTTCTTCCACTGA
- a CDS encoding peptidoglycan-binding domain-containing protein, translating to MHHKPKARTRLLLAAVAVTASAGLALGAAAPLATASGPHVVDGTGSAYNDWGDEGTLSVSSHSRSNATRLWQSVLYADGAKWKDANGGLHTFTASDIDGIFGPKTRSATKYWQAQEELEYIDGIAGQETFGQADGFLDGPYNNGDVLYSGVAHEVTFKRIDGKYHVRIGSKWKLAAYDWRG from the coding sequence ATGCACCACAAGCCCAAGGCCAGGACCAGGCTGCTGCTCGCGGCCGTCGCCGTGACGGCCTCCGCCGGGCTCGCGCTCGGCGCCGCCGCTCCGCTCGCCACTGCCTCCGGGCCACATGTCGTCGACGGCACCGGATCCGCGTACAACGACTGGGGCGACGAAGGCACGCTGTCCGTGAGCAGCCACTCCAGGAGCAACGCGACGCGGCTGTGGCAGAGCGTGCTGTACGCCGACGGCGCCAAGTGGAAGGACGCGAACGGCGGTCTGCACACCTTCACCGCCTCCGACATCGACGGGATCTTCGGCCCGAAGACGCGCTCGGCGACCAAGTACTGGCAGGCGCAGGAGGAGTTGGAGTACATCGACGGCATCGCGGGCCAGGAGACCTTCGGCCAGGCCGACGGCTTCCTGGACGGCCCGTACAACAACGGCGACGTGCTCTACTCGGGCGTCGCGCACGAGGTGACCTTCAAGCGGATCGACGGGAAGTACCACGTCAGGATCGGCTCGAAGTGGAAGCTCGCCGCGTACGACTGGCGGGGCTGA
- a CDS encoding malate dehydrogenase, which translates to MTRTPVNVTVTGAAGQIGYALLFRIASGQLLGADVPVKLRLLEITPALKAAEGTAMELDDCAFPLLQGIDITDDPNVAFDGANVGLLVGARPRTKGMERGDLLEANGGIFKPQGKAINDHAADDIKVLVVGNPANTNALIAQAAAPDVPAERFTAMTRLDHNRALTQLSKKTGVPVSEIQRLTIWGNHSATQYPDIFHATVAGKNAAEVVNDEKWLAEDFIPTVAKRGAAIIEARGASSAASAANAAIDHIYTWVNGTAEGDWASMGIPSDGSYGVAEGLISSFPVTVKDGKYEIVQGLEINEFSRARIDASVQELAEERDAVRALGLI; encoded by the coding sequence ATGACCCGCACTCCCGTGAACGTCACCGTCACCGGCGCGGCCGGCCAGATCGGTTACGCCCTGCTCTTCCGCATCGCCTCCGGCCAGCTGCTCGGCGCGGACGTGCCCGTCAAGCTCCGCCTGCTGGAGATCACGCCGGCGCTCAAGGCCGCCGAGGGCACCGCCATGGAGCTCGACGACTGCGCCTTCCCGCTGCTTCAGGGCATCGACATCACGGACGACCCGAACGTGGCCTTCGACGGCGCCAACGTAGGCCTGCTCGTCGGCGCCCGCCCCCGTACCAAGGGCATGGAGCGCGGCGACCTGCTCGAGGCCAACGGCGGCATCTTCAAGCCGCAGGGCAAGGCCATCAACGACCACGCCGCGGACGACATCAAGGTCCTCGTCGTCGGCAACCCGGCCAACACCAACGCCCTCATCGCCCAGGCCGCCGCGCCGGACGTCCCGGCCGAGCGCTTCACCGCGATGACCCGCCTGGACCACAACCGCGCGCTGACCCAGCTGTCGAAGAAGACGGGCGTGCCGGTCTCCGAGATCCAGAGGCTCACGATCTGGGGCAACCACTCCGCGACCCAGTACCCGGACATCTTCCACGCCACGGTGGCCGGCAAGAACGCCGCCGAGGTCGTCAACGACGAGAAGTGGCTCGCCGAGGACTTCATCCCGACCGTCGCCAAGCGCGGCGCCGCCATCATCGAGGCCCGTGGCGCCTCGTCGGCCGCCTCCGCCGCCAACGCCGCCATCGACCACATCTACACCTGGGTCAACGGCACCGCCGAGGGCGACTGGGCCTCCATGGGCATCCCGTCCGACGGTTCGTACGGTGTGGCCGAGGGCCTCATCTCCTCCTTCCCCGTCACGGTGAAGGACGGCAAGTACGAGATCGTCCAGGGCCTGGAGATCAACGAGTTCTCCCGCGCCCGCATCGACGCCTCGGTCCAGGAGCTGGCGGAGGAGCGCGACGCGGTCCGCGCGCTCGGCCTCATCTGA
- a CDS encoding glutathionylspermidine synthase family protein: MERRTIEPRPGWQQTVEEQGLIYPLTRHPDGSLRPYWDESAHYVFSLPEVEALEEVVEELHRMCLAAAAHIVAEDRFADLGITDPRLVDLVAEAWHRRAELPSVYGRFDLRYDGTGPAKLLEYNADTPTSLVEAASAQWFWMEERFPGGDQWNSLHERLVDAWRKQASLLPPGSPLYFAHSAADELGEDLMTVAYLKETAEQAGLDTGWIPMEDIGWDRLSGRFVDKKLGFIRSVFKLYPWEWLTTDRFAPHVLATLDNGGGTGTTMWIEPAWKMLLSNKALLAVLWELHPGHPNLLPAYLDGPRELTTTNGYVAKPLLGREGAGVTVHPPGSDPVVREEPCCYQELAPLPAFDGNHVVLGAWVVEDESAGLGIRESSGLVTDGYARFLPHVIL, encoded by the coding sequence ATGGAACGCCGCACGATCGAGCCCCGCCCCGGCTGGCAGCAGACCGTCGAGGAACAGGGGCTCATCTACCCGCTGACCCGCCACCCGGACGGCTCCCTGCGGCCCTACTGGGACGAGAGCGCCCACTACGTCTTCTCGCTGCCCGAGGTCGAGGCGCTGGAGGAGGTCGTCGAGGAACTCCACCGGATGTGCCTGGCCGCCGCCGCGCACATCGTCGCCGAGGACCGCTTCGCCGACCTCGGCATCACCGACCCGCGCCTCGTCGACCTCGTCGCCGAGGCCTGGCACCGGCGCGCCGAACTCCCCTCCGTCTACGGCCGCTTCGACCTGCGCTACGACGGCACCGGCCCCGCCAAGCTGCTGGAGTACAACGCCGACACCCCGACCTCGCTCGTCGAGGCCGCGAGCGCCCAGTGGTTCTGGATGGAGGAACGCTTCCCGGGCGGCGACCAGTGGAACTCCCTCCACGAACGACTCGTCGACGCCTGGAGGAAACAGGCCTCCCTCCTCCCGCCGGGCAGCCCCCTCTACTTCGCGCACTCCGCTGCCGACGAACTCGGCGAGGACCTGATGACCGTCGCCTACCTCAAGGAGACCGCCGAACAGGCCGGCCTCGACACCGGCTGGATCCCCATGGAGGACATCGGCTGGGACCGCCTCTCCGGCCGCTTCGTGGACAAGAAGCTCGGCTTCATCCGCAGCGTCTTCAAGCTCTACCCCTGGGAATGGCTCACCACCGACCGCTTCGCCCCGCACGTCCTCGCCACCCTCGACAACGGCGGCGGCACGGGGACCACGATGTGGATCGAGCCCGCCTGGAAGATGCTCCTCAGCAACAAGGCCCTCCTGGCCGTCCTCTGGGAGCTCCACCCCGGCCACCCCAACCTCCTCCCCGCCTACCTCGACGGCCCCCGCGAACTGACCACGACCAACGGCTACGTCGCCAAGCCCCTCCTCGGCCGCGAGGGCGCCGGCGTCACCGTCCACCCGCCCGGCAGCGACCCCGTCGTCCGCGAAGAACCCTGCTGCTACCAGGAGTTGGCGCCCCTGCCCGCCTTCGACGGCAACCACGTCGTCCTCGGCGCCTGGGTCGTCGAGGACGAGTCGGCAGGCCTCGGCATCCGCGAGTCGTCCGGGCTGGTCACGGACGGGTACGCCCGCTTCCTGCCCCATGTGATCCTGTGA
- a CDS encoding serine/threonine-protein kinase — translation MSDQRQPLPSYSPASGDAALAQAGATPLKSSDPARLGPYVPLGLLGSGGMGRVYLASPADDGPGLAAVKVIRPEYAEDVRFRRRFEREAIVHERVRTQYAPSLLGTGFEDEHELLWMATQYLPGLNLADAVQECGTLTSAGAWRLVGELGHALSALAAAGVVHRDLKPSNVLLSTGGVHVIDFGISQAVDSSAITSTGNRVGTPAYMSPEYLRDGRCDSASDVFSLAGTLVYAVTGHAPFGDGTGVDVMHRVAFEEPRPDVMTELLALDPDLSTLLTACLDKDPVGRPTPAGLVEAATAAAARLGPGLPWPEPLDSRLRARREAAVLLSRATAQETVHLRASTRREGAGGSGLAAGSGLAAGSNPASASAAASAGAADPVSGFGPAPEMPGAAGAAGAAGAAAGSQGKAPNRARRKRPYFVVVAALAVCVLAVTAWFATRPAIGDPSSSSEAAEGSARDAAVSALPAASDSPSTEKASGKANGKVGEEEEEEGDEEEGKGSKIEEDRSSGSTNTTPGAGDPTDDTSDGDGEGGDSGTAPSATPTDAPTKPSTPAWISDCAYYSGSELTKRGDTGDPVLQVQCMLSKRGYSIGGAGVDGNFGKDTRASVRLFQSDKGLNANGRVNAATWAALRSTT, via the coding sequence ATGTCAGATCAGCGGCAGCCCCTGCCGTCATACTCCCCGGCCTCCGGTGACGCAGCGCTGGCGCAGGCCGGCGCCACTCCGCTGAAGTCCTCGGACCCCGCGCGCCTCGGCCCGTACGTACCGCTCGGGCTGCTCGGCAGCGGCGGGATGGGGCGGGTGTACCTGGCCAGCCCCGCCGACGACGGGCCCGGGCTCGCCGCGGTGAAGGTGATCCGGCCCGAGTACGCCGAGGACGTCCGGTTCCGGCGCCGCTTCGAGCGCGAGGCGATCGTGCACGAGCGGGTCCGTACGCAGTACGCGCCCTCGTTACTCGGCACGGGCTTCGAGGACGAGCATGAGCTGCTCTGGATGGCCACGCAGTACCTGCCGGGCCTCAACCTCGCCGACGCGGTCCAGGAGTGCGGCACGCTGACGTCCGCCGGGGCCTGGCGGCTGGTCGGCGAGCTGGGCCACGCGCTGTCGGCGCTGGCCGCCGCCGGGGTCGTGCACCGCGACCTCAAGCCGTCCAACGTGCTGCTCTCGACCGGGGGCGTGCACGTCATCGACTTCGGCATCTCGCAGGCCGTCGACAGCAGCGCGATCACCTCGACCGGCAACCGCGTCGGCACCCCCGCGTACATGTCGCCCGAGTATCTGCGCGACGGCCGCTGCGACTCCGCCTCCGACGTCTTCTCCCTCGCCGGGACCCTTGTGTACGCCGTCACCGGGCACGCCCCGTTCGGCGACGGGACCGGGGTGGACGTCATGCACCGGGTGGCGTTCGAGGAGCCCAGGCCGGACGTCATGACCGAGCTCCTGGCCCTGGACCCCGACCTGTCGACGCTTCTCACCGCCTGCCTCGACAAGGACCCCGTCGGGCGGCCCACTCCGGCAGGGCTCGTCGAGGCCGCGACGGCCGCCGCCGCCCGGCTCGGCCCCGGACTGCCCTGGCCCGAACCCCTCGACTCCCGGCTGCGGGCCCGCCGGGAAGCCGCCGTCCTGCTGTCCCGGGCGACGGCCCAGGAGACCGTTCACCTGCGGGCGTCCACGCGACGGGAGGGTGCGGGCGGATCGGGCCTCGCCGCCGGATCAGGGCTCGCCGCCGGGTCGAATCCCGCGTCCGCGTCGGCTGCCGCGTCCGCTGGCGCCGCCGATCCGGTCTCCGGCTTCGGGCCGGCTCCGGAGATGCCGGGGGCCGCAGGGGCCGCGGGGGCTGCGGGGGCTGCGGCGGGAAGTCAGGGCAAGGCGCCGAACCGGGCCCGCCGAAAACGGCCGTACTTCGTGGTCGTCGCCGCGCTCGCCGTGTGCGTCCTCGCCGTGACCGCGTGGTTCGCGACCCGTCCCGCCATCGGCGACCCCTCGTCCTCCTCCGAGGCTGCGGAGGGCTCCGCGCGCGACGCCGCGGTCTCCGCCCTGCCCGCCGCCTCCGACTCGCCCTCGACCGAGAAGGCGAGCGGCAAGGCGAACGGCAAGGTGGGCGAGGAGGAGGAAGAGGAAGGCGACGAGGAGGAGGGCAAGGGCTCGAAGATCGAGGAGGATCGTTCCTCCGGCTCGACGAACACGACCCCCGGGGCCGGCGACCCCACCGACGACACATCGGACGGCGACGGGGAGGGCGGCGACAGCGGCACCGCCCCGAGCGCCACCCCCACCGATGCCCCGACGAAGCCCTCCACCCCGGCGTGGATCTCCGACTGCGCGTACTACTCCGGCAGCGAACTCACCAAGCGCGGCGACACCGGCGACCCTGTCCTGCAGGTGCAGTGCATGCTCAGCAAGCGCGGCTACAGCATCGGCGGAGCCGGAGTGGACGGCAACTTCGGCAAGGACACCCGCGCCTCGGTCAGGCTCTTCCAGAGCGACAAGGGCCTGAACGCCAACGGCCGGGTCAACGCCGCGACCTGGGCGGCTCTGCGCAGTACGACCTAG
- a CDS encoding helix-turn-helix domain-containing protein: MGAWQPLPDELPPEVRHFVEQLRLLKDRTGLSLVALGARTAYSKSSWQRYLNATQPPPRQAVVALCRVAGEDAERFGVRWEMAVRVWPRTAPPGGGPAGAPERAGEPGQAGEPESGAYEDDPTVPWWDVLVEEPSPRQPGRIALYAALAVLAVLALVGAALIGAVTLT, from the coding sequence ATGGGCGCGTGGCAGCCGCTGCCGGACGAACTCCCCCCGGAGGTACGGCACTTCGTGGAGCAACTGCGGCTCCTCAAGGACCGCACCGGCCTCAGTCTGGTCGCGCTCGGCGCGCGCACCGCGTACAGCAAGTCCTCCTGGCAGCGCTATCTCAACGCCACCCAGCCGCCGCCCCGGCAGGCGGTCGTCGCACTGTGCCGGGTCGCCGGCGAGGACGCCGAACGCTTCGGAGTCCGCTGGGAAATGGCGGTACGGGTCTGGCCGCGTACCGCGCCACCGGGCGGGGGACCGGCGGGTGCCCCGGAGCGGGCCGGCGAGCCGGGGCAGGCGGGCGAGCCCGAGAGCGGCGCGTACGAGGACGACCCGACCGTGCCCTGGTGGGACGTCCTGGTGGAGGAGCCGAGCCCCCGGCAGCCCGGCCGTATCGCCCTCTACGCGGCGCTCGCGGTCCTCGCCGTCCTGGCCCTCGTGGGCGCCGCGCTGATAGGGGCCGTCACCCTGACGTGA
- a CDS encoding bifunctional methylenetetrahydrofolate dehydrogenase/methenyltetrahydrofolate cyclohydrolase — MTAQILDGKATAAAIKSDLTARVAALKEKGVTPGLGTILVGEDPGSQKYVAGKHRDCAQVGIASIQRELPATATQEEIEAVVRELNEDPACTGYIVQLPLPKGIDENRILELMDPDKDADGLHPMNLGRLVLNEPAPLPCTPNGVLTLLRQYGVEIKGAEVVVVGRGVTIGRPMPLLLTRRSENATVTQCHTGTRDLSAHLKRADIIVAAAGSAHLIRPEDVKPGAAVLDVGVSRSAEGKIVGDVHPGVAEVAGWISPNPGGVGPMTRAQLLVNVVEAAERSVG; from the coding sequence ATGACCGCCCAGATTCTCGATGGCAAGGCCACCGCAGCCGCGATCAAGTCCGATCTGACCGCCCGGGTGGCGGCGCTGAAGGAGAAGGGCGTCACGCCCGGCCTCGGCACGATCCTCGTCGGCGAAGACCCCGGCAGCCAGAAGTACGTCGCGGGCAAGCACCGCGACTGCGCGCAGGTGGGCATCGCCTCCATCCAGCGCGAACTGCCCGCGACCGCCACCCAGGAGGAGATCGAGGCGGTGGTGCGGGAACTGAACGAGGACCCCGCCTGCACCGGCTACATCGTCCAGCTGCCGCTCCCCAAGGGCATCGACGAGAACCGCATCCTCGAACTGATGGACCCCGACAAGGACGCCGACGGCCTCCACCCGATGAACCTCGGGCGCCTCGTCCTGAACGAGCCCGCCCCCCTGCCCTGCACCCCCAACGGCGTCCTCACCCTCCTGCGTCAGTACGGCGTAGAGATCAAGGGAGCCGAGGTCGTGGTCGTCGGCCGCGGTGTCACCATCGGCCGCCCGATGCCGCTCCTGCTCACCCGGCGCAGCGAGAACGCGACGGTGACCCAGTGCCACACCGGCACCCGTGACCTGTCAGCGCACCTCAAGCGCGCCGACATCATCGTGGCCGCCGCCGGCTCCGCCCATCTGATCCGCCCCGAGGACGTGAAGCCGGGCGCCGCCGTCCTCGACGTCGGGGTCTCCCGCTCCGCCGAGGGCAAGATCGTGGGCGACGTCCACCCGGGCGTCGCCGAGGTCGCCGGCTGGATCTCCCCGAACCCCGGCGGTGTCGGCCCGATGACCCGCGCCCAGCTGCTCGTCAACGTGGTCGAGGCGGCGGAGCGCAGTGTCGGCTGA
- a CDS encoding DUF3017 domain-containing protein translates to MVDKRADEGVDEVAEKAAEQAAEQTVRDAVSAPDAEGRPVRATRRFPRFTRDTARPEGGGRAASGDAPAPARQWPILVVLCAVGLGLLLTAMDVFRWGTLLIGAALLAGGALRWVVPDVGMLAVRSRFTDMVTYGVLGTAIVLLALMAQPDPWLELPFLGDTLHFTVGEETG, encoded by the coding sequence ATGGTGGACAAGAGGGCGGACGAGGGGGTGGACGAGGTGGCGGAGAAAGCCGCCGAGCAGGCCGCCGAACAGACGGTGCGGGACGCGGTGAGCGCCCCCGACGCCGAGGGCCGACCCGTCCGGGCCACCCGGCGCTTCCCGAGGTTCACGAGGGACACCGCGCGCCCCGAGGGCGGTGGCCGCGCCGCCTCCGGTGACGCGCCGGCCCCCGCCCGCCAGTGGCCGATCCTCGTCGTGCTGTGCGCAGTGGGCCTCGGCCTGCTGCTCACCGCGATGGACGTGTTCCGCTGGGGCACCCTGCTGATCGGCGCCGCGCTGCTCGCCGGCGGGGCGCTGCGCTGGGTCGTACCGGACGTCGGCATGCTCGCCGTCCGCTCCCGCTTCACCGACATGGTCACCTACGGCGTCCTCGGCACGGCCATCGTGCTGCTCGCGCTGATGGCCCAGCCGGACCCCTGGCTGGAGCTCCCGTTCCTCGGCGACACGCTGCACTTCACGGTGGGCGAGGAGACGGGCTGA
- a CDS encoding helix-turn-helix domain-containing protein — protein MPRWRALPDELDPQVKEFAGQLRRLVDRSGLSIAAVADRTGYSKTSWERYLNGRLLAPKGAIVALAEVTGTNPVHLTTMWELAERAWSRSEMRHDMTMEAIRISQARAALGDTGSQPSAKGKSGRASRGATATPGVAGPAGVSPTVPPQAPPPGEERRPSYGSSPSRSAPSDPSAPSPSPSGSSSSPSPSSPSYGGGSGSAGTAGPARVGWGVTPSPSDRPGVASPSSSPSTEAGASASGAAGVRTPGGASVPPGVFGPVQGLARPDGGGSRPKRRVAMFFAGAVGALVLIAVAFLLTRGGGENEAGDKSPVSPTPSISTNSDLPAGVKCSGKDCDGKDPESMGCIGDLVKTTDFATVGAARVEVRYSETCGAAWARITQATQGDEVRVTVGKTKQTAAIEAAGDNIAYTMMVAVKDAGDATACATLATGEEGCTG, from the coding sequence ATGCCTCGTTGGAGGGCCTTGCCCGATGAACTCGATCCGCAGGTCAAGGAGTTCGCCGGCCAGCTGCGCAGGCTCGTCGACCGCAGCGGGTTGAGCATCGCGGCGGTGGCCGACCGCACGGGCTACAGCAAGACGTCCTGGGAGCGGTACCTCAACGGCAGACTCCTCGCGCCGAAGGGCGCGATCGTCGCTCTGGCCGAGGTGACCGGTACCAATCCCGTCCATCTGACCACGATGTGGGAGCTGGCCGAGCGCGCCTGGAGCCGCTCGGAGATGCGCCACGACATGACCATGGAGGCGATCCGCATCTCCCAGGCGCGCGCCGCGCTGGGGGACACGGGGTCGCAGCCGTCCGCCAAGGGCAAGAGCGGCAGGGCGAGCCGGGGCGCGACCGCGACGCCGGGTGTGGCAGGTCCGGCCGGAGTGTCCCCGACGGTTCCGCCGCAGGCACCGCCGCCGGGGGAGGAACGCAGGCCGTCGTACGGGAGTTCGCCTTCGCGGTCCGCTCCTTCCGACCCTTCCGCACCGTCCCCATCGCCGTCCGGCTCGTCCTCGTCCCCGTCCCCGTCCTCGCCTTCGTACGGTGGGGGAAGCGGCTCGGCGGGCACGGCTGGTCCGGCGCGGGTGGGCTGGGGGGTCACGCCGTCGCCGTCGGACCGGCCGGGGGTGGCGTCGCCGTCGTCCTCCCCGTCGACCGAGGCGGGGGCTTCGGCGTCGGGGGCCGCCGGGGTTCGTACGCCGGGCGGCGCGTCTGTTCCGCCCGGGGTGTTCGGGCCCGTGCAGGGGCTCGCCCGGCCCGACGGCGGCGGGTCGCGGCCGAAGCGGCGGGTGGCGATGTTCTTCGCGGGGGCCGTCGGCGCGCTCGTCTTGATCGCCGTGGCCTTCCTCCTGACCAGGGGCGGCGGGGAGAACGAGGCGGGGGACAAGTCGCCGGTGTCCCCGACGCCCTCGATCAGCACCAACTCCGACCTCCCGGCCGGGGTGAAGTGCAGCGGCAAGGACTGCGATGGCAAGGACCCGGAGAGCATGGGGTGCATCGGCGACCTCGTGAAGACCACCGACTTCGCCACGGTCGGCGCGGCCCGCGTCGAGGTCCGCTACAGCGAGACCTGCGGCGCCGCCTGGGCCCGTATCACGCAGGCCACGCAGGGCGACGAGGTCCGGGTGACGGTGGGAAAGACCAAGCAGACGGCGGCGATCGAGGCGGCCGGGGACAACATCGCGTACACGATGATGGTCGCCGTGAAGGACGCGGGCGACGCCACGGCCTGCGCGACGCTGGCGACCGGGGAGGAAGGGTGCACCGGGTAG